A window of Fodinibius salinus contains these coding sequences:
- a CDS encoding class I SAM-dependent DNA methyltransferase, translated as MTNTQGSEYTKLADVYDTLMEDVDYGLWADFIDVLMLQHHPDPQTVLELACGTGSLSYALRQIDDYRILATDKSHEMIAKARKKKDKSNNAIQFQVMDFLDININRTFDVVVSIFDSINYLQSADEVQQFLSQTQKVLAPNSLLIFDFTTPKNSVKSIDYLDDEEGYTDDGYRFIRESSYNPDKQIHTNSFKIEELADDQETVIQQYRETHQQRAYTLQQMLDIINESTYNIRAKYDGFDFEEADEQSLRITMVLQCPNTQ; from the coding sequence ATGACAAACACCCAAGGCAGTGAATATACCAAGCTGGCAGATGTTTACGACACGCTCATGGAAGATGTTGATTACGGACTCTGGGCCGACTTTATTGATGTACTAATGCTTCAGCATCATCCTGATCCCCAAACTGTACTCGAGCTGGCCTGTGGTACCGGCTCCCTCTCTTATGCCCTGCGGCAAATTGATGATTACCGAATTCTGGCCACCGATAAATCTCACGAAATGATTGCCAAAGCCCGCAAAAAGAAGGATAAATCCAATAATGCTATTCAATTCCAAGTAATGGATTTTCTAGACATCAACATTAACCGCACATTTGATGTTGTGGTCTCAATATTTGACAGCATTAATTACCTACAGAGCGCAGATGAAGTGCAGCAATTTCTATCCCAAACGCAAAAGGTACTTGCGCCCAATAGCCTGCTTATTTTTGATTTTACAACTCCCAAAAACTCAGTTAAATCCATTGACTACCTTGACGATGAAGAGGGATATACAGATGATGGATACCGCTTTATCAGAGAAAGCAGCTATAATCCCGATAAGCAAATCCATACAAACAGTTTTAAGATTGAGGAACTGGCAGATGACCAAGAGACGGTAATCCAGCAATATAGAGAAACACATCAACAGCGGGCATACACCCTACAACAAATGCTTGATATTATCAACGAAAGCACGTATAACATACGTGCAAAATATGACGGCTTTGATTTTGAGGAAGCCGATGAACAGAGTCTTCGAATCACAATGGTCCTGCAATGTCCCAACACTCAGTAA
- the pdxA gene encoding 4-hydroxythreonine-4-phosphate dehydrogenase PdxA codes for MNNCIAITGGDFNGIGPEVILKTLSDQQDSNTTPVILSSPSVIDFYQSDLDSKIKYHLAQTAKDIRDDAINVLNPYKDESPVIEPGAFTKQSGKCAMLAVEKAIEFCLNGTTDAIVTAPISKEAVNIAGYNIPGHTEFLAEQTDTDEFMMMLVNNDLRVGLSSVHIPVKDVASSLSVDDITHQISLMNQSLQKDFSIARPKIAVLGLNPHAGDGGIIGSEETKIISPAINNARQQNIDASGPHPADGFFGNRKYENYDGILAMYHDQGLIPFKTLSFGAGVNFTAGLPIIRTSPDHGTAFDIAGQHKANPSSFKQAYKLADMLSKHRAKQTVSL; via the coding sequence ATGAATAACTGTATAGCCATAACCGGAGGTGATTTTAACGGCATTGGTCCGGAGGTCATCTTAAAAACACTTTCTGACCAACAAGATAGCAATACAACCCCTGTTATCCTAAGCTCGCCAAGTGTTATTGATTTTTATCAATCGGATTTAGATTCTAAAATCAAATATCATCTGGCCCAGACAGCAAAAGATATTAGAGATGACGCAATTAATGTCCTAAATCCCTATAAAGATGAAAGTCCCGTCATCGAACCAGGAGCATTTACCAAACAATCCGGCAAATGTGCTATGCTGGCTGTCGAAAAGGCTATTGAATTTTGCCTGAACGGTACAACTGATGCAATAGTTACTGCTCCTATTTCTAAAGAAGCTGTAAACATTGCAGGATATAACATCCCCGGGCATACCGAATTTTTAGCTGAACAAACCGATACTGATGAATTTATGATGATGCTCGTCAATAATGATTTGCGAGTGGGGCTCTCCTCCGTTCATATTCCAGTAAAAGATGTAGCAAGCTCTCTTTCCGTAGATGATATTACCCATCAGATTTCTCTTATGAACCAGAGTCTGCAAAAAGATTTTTCTATCGCCCGCCCCAAAATCGCGGTGTTGGGATTGAATCCCCATGCAGGTGACGGCGGTATTATAGGCAGTGAAGAAACCAAAATTATTAGTCCGGCTATTAATAATGCTCGTCAGCAAAATATCGATGCCAGCGGTCCTCATCCGGCAGACGGCTTTTTCGGTAATCGAAAATATGAGAATTACGATGGCATTCTGGCAATGTACCATGACCAAGGCTTAATCCCTTTTAAAACACTCTCGTTTGGTGCAGGAGTCAATTTTACGGCAGGTCTGCCAATCATCCGAACTTCACCCGATCACGGTACTGCCTTTGATATTGCCGGTCAGCATAAAGCTAATCCATCTTCGTTCAAGCAGGCTTATAAACTGGCAGATATGTTGTCCAAACATCGTGCAAAGCAAACCGTATCTCTATGA
- a CDS encoding sigma-70 family RNA polymerase sigma factor has protein sequence MPDQSTEKSENYSPRENASESSLEDDSLVKKAKGGDEQAYSQLVEKYERALFYHILKMVNDREQVEDLVQETFVKAFDNLDTYSTNYAFSTWLYRIATNHTIDYLRKKKLNTLSIDSPVKTKEGEMEMQLPDESASTDRKIIQKQRQKIVQQAIQDLPEKYRKVIELRHMEEKSYKEISEVLDSPLGTVKAHIFRARELLYKELKDKKGRF, from the coding sequence ATGCCCGATCAGAGTACCGAAAAGTCTGAAAATTATTCACCCAGAGAAAATGCCTCAGAAAGTAGCTTAGAGGACGATTCCTTAGTAAAAAAAGCTAAGGGAGGGGATGAGCAGGCATATAGTCAACTAGTAGAAAAGTATGAACGGGCCCTGTTTTATCATATCCTAAAAATGGTGAATGATCGAGAGCAGGTAGAGGATTTGGTACAAGAAACATTTGTAAAAGCTTTTGACAATCTTGATACGTACAGCACAAACTATGCCTTTTCGACTTGGCTGTATCGTATTGCTACCAACCACACTATCGACTACCTGCGCAAGAAAAAATTAAATACTCTTTCGATTGATAGTCCGGTTAAAACCAAAGAGGGCGAAATGGAGATGCAGCTACCGGATGAGTCTGCAAGTACTGATCGCAAAATTATACAGAAACAGCGGCAGAAGATTGTTCAACAGGCTATACAGGATTTACCCGAGAAATATCGCAAGGTGATTGAACTTCGTCACATGGAAGAAAAAAGTTATAAAGAAATTTCGGAAGTACTCGATTCGCCATTAGGAACAGTTAAAGCCCATATTTTTAGGGCACGTGAGCTGTTATATAAGGAACTAAAAGATAAGAAAGGGCGGTTTTAG
- a CDS encoding amidohydrolase family protein encodes MKLVRTFVLCFAFLMVCSLQGWSQSSPAEALENVTIHTADGNTIEGGTIVWRNGVITAMGSDVSVPFDAYVRNGGDSLHVYPGFIDGLALWGSPDIEKDSGTPDEPGNPGYARAGIQPDREPAGNLNYDTKVLREAPKHGFTTAALALKGRMLSSQVDLFSINGKQTKGHVLKSGLGILAQFEEAGGTAYPSTTMGIMAQLRQLFNDAKALKQQQHYYASTSGNYSAPQENHVLQSLYPVMQQEQPLYFVVDSKENIERLFELQDELGFEVVLVSGKEAYKKADELNDRNIPVLASIDLPEKPEWKKAQEKKEEKESESVEEVTDEMRIFRERQLAAYKADVQNIKKLLNAGVQVGYASNGFKLTDIQKNIATLKEEGGLKDEDILQMLTQHTADILGYGQKLGDVTEGRMANFTVFTKLFTDEKTKVLYSVTDGTLTEFESESSND; translated from the coding sequence ATGAAGTTAGTGCGTACTTTTGTTCTTTGTTTCGCCTTTCTGATGGTATGTTCATTGCAGGGATGGTCGCAGTCCTCACCCGCTGAGGCTTTAGAAAATGTGACGATCCATACTGCAGATGGCAATACTATTGAAGGTGGCACTATTGTTTGGCGTAATGGTGTCATTACAGCGATGGGCAGTGATGTATCTGTCCCGTTTGATGCCTACGTTCGCAACGGTGGCGACAGTCTCCATGTTTATCCCGGATTTATTGATGGCTTGGCGTTGTGGGGAAGTCCTGATATTGAAAAAGATTCTGGAACTCCTGATGAACCAGGTAACCCGGGTTATGCCAGGGCAGGCATTCAACCGGATCGCGAGCCGGCCGGCAATCTCAATTATGATACTAAAGTATTGAGAGAAGCTCCAAAACATGGTTTTACAACGGCAGCATTAGCCTTAAAAGGACGAATGTTATCTAGCCAGGTTGATCTTTTTTCCATCAACGGAAAACAGACTAAAGGTCATGTTCTGAAAAGTGGACTGGGCATACTTGCACAGTTCGAAGAAGCCGGGGGCACAGCCTATCCTTCTACAACGATGGGGATTATGGCACAATTGCGTCAGCTTTTTAATGATGCCAAAGCCCTAAAACAACAACAGCATTATTACGCATCAACGTCGGGCAATTATTCTGCTCCGCAAGAAAATCATGTATTACAGTCACTCTATCCAGTGATGCAGCAAGAGCAGCCGCTTTATTTTGTTGTTGATAGTAAAGAAAATATTGAGCGTTTGTTTGAGCTTCAGGATGAACTGGGTTTTGAGGTTGTGCTTGTATCCGGAAAAGAGGCATATAAAAAGGCTGATGAGTTGAATGATCGAAACATTCCGGTATTAGCCAGTATCGATTTACCGGAGAAACCGGAATGGAAAAAAGCACAGGAAAAGAAAGAAGAAAAAGAAAGTGAGTCTGTGGAAGAAGTGACCGATGAGATGCGCATTTTTCGGGAACGTCAGCTGGCAGCTTATAAAGCGGATGTCCAAAATATAAAAAAGTTACTAAATGCTGGTGTACAGGTTGGATATGCCTCGAATGGATTCAAGCTTACTGATATCCAAAAGAATATTGCAACGCTCAAAGAAGAGGGCGGACTAAAGGATGAGGATATCTTACAAATGCTAACGCAACATACTGCCGATATATTGGGCTATGGACAGAAATTGGGTGATGTTACTGAAGGACGCATGGCCAACTTTACCGTGTTCACAAAGCTATTCACCGATGAGAAAACCAAAGTGCTTTACTCGGTTACTGATGGTACACTTACCGAATTTGAATCAGAATCTTCCAACGATTAA
- a CDS encoding GWxTD domain-containing protein, translated as MNLSKLLYSAIFVVLLLPFNGTDLFAQRLPEYVQLARSNKQEPASFDQIILPGDTDSTVTLATVFNMPYSYLSFKKNNSGPSGKEFYSAIQLNMEVFKSNKSKLGKRKDVSVEGLPSVGRTMWSDTAFAADYQQSQSTDKFVSGYVKTSLTPGVYSYVLQMKQGQETESRRSRAKTLSISRYNTIEVGNVILGENFIEGQELSQLVLSRFGKNVKYATDFYALVYLPDFNTESNYSLTVTNLNIQDKDTSKAKSVYSKKLAKKHINKGIKPSLVATNNERVRVDLQQVSDGYTYALIKIPGTKLPNAVYRLTVDTQSSTKPVAQTVFQTVWPDIPNSLLSLDVAVDMLRFIADDKTINRLSSGTKKEREQKFRDYWKKRDPSPKTEFNELMTEYYNRIDYAFEKYSSKQKLGYNTDQGKVYIKYGPPNDIERKFPTKGATTEIWSYPSREFIFKATSGFGDFRLVEQTRK; from the coding sequence GTGAACTTATCCAAGCTTCTTTACTCAGCTATTTTTGTTGTCCTGTTGCTCCCCTTCAATGGAACCGATCTTTTCGCGCAACGTCTTCCCGAATATGTGCAGCTTGCACGGAGTAATAAACAAGAACCTGCCTCTTTTGATCAAATCATCTTACCCGGTGACACAGATTCTACAGTTACTCTCGCCACGGTTTTTAATATGCCCTATAGCTATTTGTCGTTTAAAAAGAACAATAGCGGGCCTTCCGGAAAAGAGTTTTACAGTGCGATACAACTCAACATGGAAGTTTTTAAATCTAATAAATCAAAACTGGGTAAACGGAAGGACGTCTCGGTTGAAGGTTTGCCTTCGGTGGGACGTACCATGTGGTCTGACACTGCTTTTGCTGCCGATTACCAACAAAGTCAATCTACTGATAAATTTGTGAGTGGATATGTTAAAACTTCACTTACACCCGGAGTTTACAGCTATGTTCTTCAGATGAAACAAGGACAAGAAACGGAATCAAGAAGATCACGGGCAAAAACCTTGTCTATCTCTAGGTATAACACAATAGAAGTGGGGAATGTTATTCTCGGCGAAAATTTCATCGAAGGTCAGGAATTATCACAATTAGTGCTGTCTCGGTTCGGCAAAAACGTAAAATACGCTACTGATTTTTATGCCCTTGTCTATTTACCTGATTTTAACACAGAATCTAATTACAGCCTTACCGTAACAAATTTAAATATTCAGGACAAAGACACCAGTAAGGCTAAGAGTGTCTATTCCAAAAAGCTTGCAAAAAAACATATCAACAAGGGTATCAAACCCTCGCTGGTAGCTACAAACAATGAACGTGTACGAGTAGATTTGCAACAAGTATCAGATGGATATACTTACGCATTGATAAAAATACCGGGCACCAAACTTCCCAACGCGGTTTATCGCCTTACGGTTGACACTCAAAGCTCAACAAAACCAGTGGCACAAACTGTTTTTCAAACCGTTTGGCCTGATATACCCAATAGCCTGCTAAGTCTGGATGTAGCGGTGGATATGCTCCGGTTTATTGCCGATGACAAAACAATCAATCGGCTTTCAAGCGGTACTAAAAAAGAGCGAGAGCAAAAATTCAGAGATTACTGGAAGAAACGGGATCCTTCTCCCAAGACCGAATTCAATGAGCTTATGACCGAATATTACAATCGTATTGATTACGCCTTTGAAAAATACTCATCCAAACAAAAACTTGGCTACAACACCGATCAGGGTAAGGTGTATATAAAATACGGGCCACCCAATGATATTGAACGAAAATTCCCAACGAAGGGAGCCACCACAGAAATATGGTCATACCCTTCTCGAGAATTTATCTTTAAAGCCACTAGCGGATTCGGAGATTTTCGCTTGGTTGAACAAACTAGAAAATAA
- a CDS encoding acyl-CoA carboxylase subunit beta, giving the protein MSSSNSGSTSAQDLQSLIKEINKTEAEIKKGGGEKRIKKHHDKGKLTARERIDMLIDEDSRLYELGLWAGYEMYEDEGGCPSGGVVTGIGSVSGRDCVIVANDATVKAGAWFPITAKKNLRAQEIALENRLPILYLVDSAGVYLPMQDEIFPDKEHFGRIFRNNARLSAEGIPQIAAIMGSCVAGGAYLPIMSDEALIVDGTGSVFLAGSYLVKAAIGEEVDNETLGGATTHTEISGVTDYKVEDDEECLSTVRDLVDKLGPFDTAGFNRKDPVAPARDVTEIFDVFPDDRTKPYDMHNILECVVDEDSFTEFKKGYGQTLITGFARVDGWSVGIVANQRKITRTKEGEMQVGGVIYSDSSDKAARFIMNCNQKNIPIVFLQDVTGFMIGKRSEHGGIIKDGAKMVNAVSNSTVPKVTIVIGNSYGAGNYAMCGRAYDPRFMYAWPSAQIAVMGGTQAAKVLTQIRVSSLEKKGKEITEEEEEEIMKEISERYEHQTDVRYAAARLWVDGIINPVETRDRISHSIKCANYNPDIPEFKTGVMQT; this is encoded by the coding sequence ATGAGTTCCAGCAATTCCGGTTCAACTTCTGCACAGGATCTACAATCACTTATTAAGGAAATCAATAAAACTGAGGCCGAGATCAAAAAGGGAGGAGGAGAGAAGCGAATTAAGAAGCATCATGATAAAGGCAAACTCACCGCCCGCGAACGTATTGATATGCTGATTGATGAAGACAGTCGACTTTATGAGCTGGGGCTCTGGGCCGGATACGAAATGTATGAGGATGAGGGCGGATGTCCCTCGGGCGGTGTGGTCACAGGAATTGGCAGCGTATCTGGACGCGACTGTGTGATTGTAGCTAATGACGCCACTGTAAAAGCCGGAGCGTGGTTCCCTATTACAGCCAAGAAAAATTTGCGGGCTCAGGAGATTGCTCTCGAAAATCGGTTGCCAATTTTGTATTTGGTAGATTCTGCCGGCGTTTATCTGCCGATGCAGGATGAAATTTTTCCCGACAAAGAACACTTTGGACGTATTTTTCGCAACAACGCACGGCTTAGTGCCGAAGGCATCCCACAGATTGCCGCCATTATGGGCAGTTGTGTAGCCGGCGGCGCCTATTTGCCGATTATGAGCGACGAGGCTCTTATTGTAGATGGAACCGGCAGTGTATTTTTGGCCGGCAGTTACTTGGTGAAAGCGGCCATTGGTGAAGAGGTGGATAATGAAACATTGGGTGGTGCCACCACACATACCGAAATTAGCGGTGTAACCGACTACAAAGTAGAAGATGATGAAGAATGCTTAAGTACAGTTCGGGATTTGGTAGATAAATTGGGTCCTTTTGATACTGCAGGATTCAATCGTAAAGATCCGGTAGCCCCCGCCCGTGATGTGACCGAAATATTTGATGTTTTCCCTGATGATAGAACCAAGCCATATGATATGCATAACATCTTAGAATGTGTTGTAGATGAGGATTCATTTACTGAGTTCAAAAAAGGTTATGGGCAGACACTCATCACTGGTTTTGCACGCGTGGATGGCTGGAGCGTAGGCATTGTTGCTAACCAGCGGAAGATTACGCGCACCAAAGAGGGCGAAATGCAGGTTGGAGGGGTCATTTATTCCGATTCCTCCGACAAAGCGGCCCGGTTTATTATGAACTGTAATCAGAAGAATATTCCTATTGTATTTTTGCAGGATGTGACCGGATTTATGATCGGCAAGCGTAGCGAGCACGGGGGAATCATCAAAGATGGGGCCAAGATGGTCAATGCAGTATCAAACAGTACGGTGCCCAAGGTTACGATTGTGATAGGTAACAGCTATGGTGCTGGTAATTATGCGATGTGTGGACGTGCTTACGATCCTCGATTTATGTATGCTTGGCCATCAGCTCAAATTGCAGTGATGGGTGGTACACAGGCGGCAAAAGTATTGACTCAAATCCGGGTTTCATCACTTGAGAAAAAGGGAAAAGAAATTACCGAGGAGGAGGAAGAAGAAATTATGAAAGAGATTAGTGAACGGTATGAGCATCAGACGGATGTACGTTATGCGGCGGCACGCTTGTGGGTAGATGGAATCATCAATCCTGTTGAAACGCGTGATCGTATTTCACATTCCATTAAATGCGCGAACTATAATCCCGATATTCCAGAGTTTAAAACTGGCGTGATGCAAACCTAA
- the queG gene encoding tRNA epoxyqueuosine(34) reductase QueG has protein sequence MNLRKRTQKVREAALRLGFNACGFAKAGRLETEERRLREWLNQDRQGTMGWMANHFDKRVDPTKLVPGAKSVVSVIGSYYHPKHEQQQEQENSPKIAKYAQGRDYHKVYKKKLKALFAETEELLGGLEGRVFVDSAPVLDKAWAVRSGLGWMGKNSNILNKNLGSFFFIGEMIVDAKFQYDTPVTDHCGSCTRCIESCPTNAIYEPYRVDATKCISYLTIELKEEIPDEHRDDLGNWMFGCDICQDVCPWNRNAQYGQMEDLAPRDKILNHDINFWEELDIKQYDALFEGSAIRRAKFEKYKDNVAAAAANIKGD, from the coding sequence ATGAATTTAAGAAAACGGACACAAAAGGTACGTGAAGCCGCTCTTCGGCTCGGATTTAATGCCTGTGGATTTGCAAAAGCCGGACGGCTGGAAACTGAGGAACGCCGGCTCAGAGAGTGGCTCAACCAAGATCGCCAAGGTACAATGGGCTGGATGGCTAACCATTTTGATAAGCGGGTAGATCCTACCAAGCTGGTACCGGGCGCAAAATCAGTGGTATCTGTTATTGGCAGCTATTACCATCCCAAACACGAACAGCAGCAAGAACAAGAAAATAGTCCCAAAATTGCAAAGTATGCCCAGGGCCGTGATTATCACAAAGTGTATAAGAAGAAATTGAAAGCACTTTTTGCCGAAACTGAAGAACTATTGGGCGGACTAGAAGGACGCGTTTTTGTAGATTCTGCCCCCGTACTCGACAAAGCCTGGGCGGTACGATCCGGACTTGGCTGGATGGGCAAAAACTCTAATATCCTAAACAAAAATTTAGGATCATTTTTCTTTATCGGAGAAATGATCGTGGATGCCAAATTTCAGTATGATACGCCTGTTACAGATCACTGTGGCAGTTGCACCCGTTGTATAGAATCTTGTCCCACTAACGCCATCTACGAGCCCTATCGCGTAGATGCAACAAAGTGTATATCATACCTAACTATTGAACTTAAAGAGGAAATTCCCGACGAACATCGCGATGATCTCGGCAATTGGATGTTTGGCTGTGATATTTGCCAGGATGTATGTCCCTGGAATCGGAATGCCCAATACGGACAAATGGAAGATTTGGCCCCACGGGACAAAATTCTTAATCACGACATTAATTTTTGGGAAGAACTGGATATCAAGCAGTATGATGCTCTTTTTGAGGGGAGTGCAATACGGCGGGCTAAATTTGAAAAATATAAAGACAACGTCGCAGCTGCAGCAGCAAATATTAAAGGTGACTAA
- the ftsE gene encoding cell division ATP-binding protein FtsE, whose product MSQHSVIEFQNVSVSYSHRTVLDDLDFNLENGDFTYLIGETGAGKSSFLRLIYRDLLPDSGSVKVAGLEVTSLKDKKVPHLRRRLGIVFQDFQLLPDRTVYENVAFSLKVTGEKNSYIKQRVLEVLGMVGLSHKRKNMPEDLSGGEQQRVVIARALANEPRIMLADEPTGNLDPGASAEIMELLKQINNRGMAVLMVTHDYDTVKEYPRRTLKLQDGKTKEVDPKNL is encoded by the coding sequence ATGTCCCAACACTCAGTAATAGAATTTCAAAATGTAAGTGTCTCATACAGTCATCGAACAGTACTCGATGATCTCGATTTTAATCTTGAAAACGGTGATTTTACCTATCTTATTGGTGAAACTGGTGCCGGTAAAAGTTCTTTTTTGCGGCTTATTTATCGCGACTTGTTGCCTGACAGTGGCTCTGTAAAGGTAGCAGGACTTGAAGTCACTTCCCTGAAAGATAAAAAAGTACCGCACCTTCGGCGCCGGCTGGGTATTGTATTTCAGGATTTCCAATTGTTGCCCGATCGCACGGTTTATGAAAATGTAGCTTTTTCCTTAAAGGTGACTGGCGAAAAAAATAGCTATATCAAACAACGCGTACTAGAAGTACTGGGCATGGTGGGACTAAGTCATAAGCGTAAAAATATGCCCGAAGATCTCTCCGGCGGCGAGCAACAGCGCGTCGTTATTGCCAGAGCCTTAGCTAACGAACCACGTATTATGCTGGCTGATGAACCTACCGGTAACCTTGATCCCGGAGCTTCGGCCGAAATTATGGAGCTGCTCAAACAAATCAATAACCGCGGTATGGCAGTGCTCATGGTCACCCACGACTACGATACCGTAAAGGAATATCCGCGGCGTACGCTAAAATTACAGGATGGGAAAACCAAAGAAGTTGATCCAAAGAATTTATGA